Genomic window (Octopus bimaculoides isolate UCB-OBI-ISO-001 chromosome 28, ASM119413v2, whole genome shotgun sequence):
tttcaactcatatataaaataaatacacgtacttcaaaaacacattttgtgtagcttattttGTAACCAAAAacacaggtacagattataaacaatgaaaggctgattttggtgattcatttgacagaggtagtagagagccaatccaATGAGAAATCTGACCTTGGGTCTTGAAAGTTTACATGAATCCTGGCTCggttaaatctcttgtggctccaaatgatgtcatctgtagtacgGTGTTATATTGACTAATTTTGTTTTGGGAGttcttggaatcttggtcagctgatgacaacagtttcttcaatagcTCTGGCGGTTGGGGGATTTCAGGGACTTTAACCTTTCTATCCctgcagcacagtgcaggtgtctctccagaccacttccttgctttacaatatatgcactcagttgtcattgcaccaaggAAACTCTTGTGTCATCAGCATAATGAACTgatggatcataattgaaagctgcttctcAGCTtttgcaactgctcttcgttctgcagtggagatcctattccacctctgttcatcactttgagatgctctggcttttgtagtgcacagtctgaTTGTTTCTTagtatgcttccctttctgcagctgcctctctttccctggacagagacattcttttggctgaccttgacattgtagacaaatttgatactttccttctaggcaagttacttcgcaaagagttacctcccttctctACGTAATCCAGGAACAAGTGTTTTCTGCCcctattaactaaaatataattaatccgttccagcccctcaaaaccactcaaaaataattttttatgggttttaaaacagaaaagttgtagttacaagtaaaatgacaattatgaaaaagagaatgcaaaagaaatctgtaaactggttttattaactggaTTAACTTACAAATGGAACAGTTTGTctgctcgtacttcaagacaaaaatttgcaTAAGTCTCAGCTTGTACAGCAAATTACTTGTACAATGGTGTGtcaggcaatatgatatgcttgagaagacctgttgagtaaagtaaaaccaaaatcgcagttgtggccagtgccccctgacagGCCCCTGTGGCAGTGGCACACAAAATGCAtcatccaaacatggccgatgTCAGCGCcaactgactggctcctgtgccagtggcatgtaaaaagcacccactacactttcagagtggttggtgttaggaagggcactcagctgaagaaacattgccagatcagattggtgcttggtgcagctgctggctttccagacctcagtcaaaccatccaacccatgccagcatggaaaacggatgttaaatgatgttgatgacgatgatgatgtatatttatgattgtatgtgtgtgtttgtgtttctttgtcttagcATTACAGGATGGTTGTagatgagtgtcaccatcatgtaagtgatgtcatttatttccagtcCACTATAAAACAGCCGAAACCACTCAATACAACTGCACTATATGAAAAACCCGTGTTGCAACTTCCAATAGCATCGATCACCGAGGAATATAAAGCAGGAAAGGCGAGGACAGTAATGATGCTAAGGTATTCAAAAGATCAGAGCATCCGAGAAAACCCTCCAAAGGTACGAACAGGGAGGAAATGGAATGCGGAAGAGGCAGTAAACAGGGCAATCGGAATACTAAAACATGCCGATATAGTTGGAGCAACGCAAGAAGCAAGAGCCGGCCTAGGGACGAGCAGTTTCAGGCCATTTTGCAAGAGCagtgtaaaagagatgaaagaggcagTGGTACATGAAgtaagaaaggaggaagaagaaaggcggaatgtacatttggtgcaatgCAGTCNNNNNNNNNNNNNNNNNNNNNNNNNNNNNNNNNNNNNNNNNNNNNNNNNNNNNNNNNNNNNNNNNNNNNNNNNNNNNNNNNNNNNNNNNNNNNNNNNNNNNNNNNNNNNNNNNNNNNNNNNNNNNNNNNNNNNNNNNNNNNNNNNNNNNNNNNNNNNNNNNNNNNNNNNNNNNNNNNNNNNNNNNNNNNNNNNNNNNNNNNNNNNNNNNNNNNNNNNNNNNNNNNNNNNNNNNNNNNNNNNNNNNNNNNNNNNNNNNNNNNNNNNNNNNNNNNNNNNNNNNNNNNNNNNNNNNNNNNNNNNNNNNNNNNNNNNNNNNNNNNNNNNNNNNNNNNNNNNNNNNNNNNNNNNNNNNNNNNNNNNNNNNNNNNNNNNNNNNNNNNNNNNNNNNNNNNNNNNNNNNNNNNNNNNNNNNNNNNNNNNNNNNNNNNNNNNNNNNNNNNNNNNNNNNNNNNNNNNNNNNNNNNNNNNNNNNNNNNNNNNNNNNNNNNNNNNNNNNNNNNNNNNNNNNNNNNNNNNNNNNNNNNNNNNNNNNNNNNNNNNNNNNNNNNNNNNNNNNNNNNNNNNNNNNNNNNNNNNNNNNNNNNNNNNNNNNNNNNNNNNNNNNNNNNNNNNNNNNNNNNNNNNNNNNNNNNNNNNNNNNNNNNNNNNNNNNNNNNNNNNNNNNNNNNNNNNNNNNNNNNNNNNNNNNNNNNNNNNNNNNNNNNNNNNNNNNNNNNNNNNNNNNNNNNNNNNNNNNNNNNNNNNNNNNNNNNNNNNNNNNNNNNNNNNNNNNNNNNNNNNNNNNNNNNNNNNNNNNNNNNNNNNNNNNNNNNNNNNNNNNNNNNNNNNNNNNNNNNNNNNNNNNNNNNNNNNNNNNNNNNNNNNNNNNNNNNNNNNNNNNNNNNNNNNNNNNNNNNNNNNNNNNNNNNNNNNNNNNNNNNNNNNNNNNNNNNNNNNNNNNNNNNNNNNNNNNNNNNNNNNNNNNNNNNNNNNNNNNNNNNNNNNNNNNNNNNNNNNNNNNNNNNNNNNNNNNNNNNNNNNNNNNNNNNNNNNNNNNNNNNNNNNNNNNNNNNNNNNNNNNNNNNNNNNNNNNNNNNNNNNNNNNNNNNNNNNNNNNNNNNNNNNNNNNNNNNNNNNNNNNNNNNNNNNNNNNNNNNNNNNNNNNNNNNNNNNNNNNNNNNNNNNNNNNNNNNNNNNNNNNNNNNNNNNNNNNNNNNNNNNNNNNNNNNNNNNNNNNNNNNNNNNNTTCAACAACgtgggttgatgaaccgtaagacgtgtgaccagaacctcctggaaaataaccatagcgagggacattccacagttgaattagaacagtcacaaacagtgaaagaagacatgcacccaacaccagagctgaagacacctccgaaagggggtggccccgccacgtcaaaacggtagaggagtaggggccgaaaccggacgtggttcctcctgatgatgtcttcagctaactggatcctataaaggagctgttgtggtagcagaccacgaaacatggttgaaattcctgtcTGACCAACGGGAATTATTGTCTTACTCAGAATCAGGTGACAGCtggcgacaggaagggcatccagcagtagaaaatctgccacaatgaATTCTGTCTAACAGCATTCATTGTGGCAAGCAAAGAAATACggacattaaaacattgatgtgATAAAGTGTGCAATAAAGCTGTAACTCTTAAATTGCAAGTAGAATCCATTTGACAAGCCTCTgtaaagtttccatctacccagtttcactcacaatgtACAGGTCATCCCAAGGCTGCAGAAACTAACATTTGCCCAAAATGACACACAACAGGAACAAGCCTGAAACGTCATAGTTCTGCTATACTATGCCTCATATTCAGGGtagtattgaaagaaaagaaggacaatatttaataatgagaaaatttAAGACCAAATTTATGCAATAAATAATTTACATCTTTGGTTATGTCCTCAATAGCATATCTCTGCAATacacttttaattacattttaagtAAATAATAAGTTTCTcaaatttcagtttctgtcaagcaaaCTGAATAACAAGACTTGGGGCAATAGGACAAAACAAACTGCccaggtgctgcacagtgggattgaacctaaaaccatgtggttgggaaggtaATTTCTTAAGTACATAGCCATGCCCATagaaaactatcatcatcatcatcaccatcattgtttaacatcttcctgccatgctagcatgggtggaacggtttcacaagagccaaccaggcagaagcctgcaccagacttctgtaactgtttttgaaaggatttttacagctggatgcccttcctaacaccaacaattcAATTCATAAAGTTAtgacttattattatcattttaatgttccattttccatgtttgtttgtttgggttAGACAGTGTTTACCggggcaaattttctacagccagatgtcttTCCAGTGGTCAAACATTACTtccacatggccagacatgtttccaaaGAATACTGAATATGAATGACACTCCTCGTATAACAGTGACCCTTTTGCAAttgtcacacaatgtcaagacaaacacaaacatactcgtGACACATCTAACAAGATTTGAAGACATGaaggaaatccaagagaatgcaaCAAGGCAGCTACTCACTATCCAAAAAACGGAGTTCCatgaatgcttccatcaatgtaAACAATACAGGGTAAAGTGTTTAGCTTCAGAAAGAGATGACTTGAAAAGAGATTAAATGCTGAATTGATAtgtgttgtatttttttcattttatagcaccagtcctgATACATTTTGATCTGACctcataggagtggctgtggtaagaagcttgcttccaaaccacatggttctgggttcagttccactgtgtggaaccttgggcaagtgtcttctactaaagcctcaggctgaccaaagctttgtgagtggatctggtaggaggaaactggaagaagcccgttgtgtataagtatgtatttgagtgtctgtgtttgtcccctcccccaccattgcttgacaaccattgttgatGTTTCTATAAccaagcagttcggcaaaaaagaccgatagaataagtattaggcttgcaaagaataagtcctgatgtcgatttattcgactgaaggcggtgctccagtatggccacagccaaatgactgaaacaagtaaaagaataacagaatatagtcaattcaaatacacaaacaataaaattaGCAATAACAGACAATAAGAGAatgtgcacaaggaatgtatttgatgctcagtaaaaagagagagtttttgacgttttgagcatagctcttcattgGAAAGGAGGAAGGGAAAagttcaaagaagaaaaagaagtaaccaacagcaccatatatatgtatatatacatatgaagacgACCCATCaggccaagtaaaattgcagtcatggcagatactggtgtcacgcaattggcacctgtgctagggcacgtaaaagcatccattacactctcagagtggttggcattaggaaggacatccatttgtagaaactgtgccaaatcaaactggagtctggtgcagccttccagcatgccagccctggtcaaaccatccaacccatgccagcatagacaatggacattaaatgatgatgagaatatacatatacaaatatatatatacatgtgaaggtgcatggcttagtggttagggtattcatcTCATGATCGCAAGGTTGTGAGTTTAATTTCCAGTTATGTGTTGTGTCCATgggcaagaaactttattttatgttgctccagtccactcagctggcaaatgcgagtagtacctgtatttcaaaggaccaaccctgtcacactgtgtcacgttgaatctccctgagaactgcattaagggtgcACAttttctgtggagtactcaaccacatGTATGCTaacttcacaagcaggctgttccgttgattggatcaactggaacccttgtcatcataaccaatggagtgccaactatacatgaatatgtggttggtattaggaagggcgtccagttgTAGAtatcttgccaaatcagattggaacctggtgcagctccccaccCCCACGTttactagttttcagtcaaactgtccaactcatgctagcatggaaagtggacgttaaatgatgataatgggcTATCAGTTTCCACCAacaaaatctgctcacaaggctttggttgacccaaagtAATTGTAGAAGgaacttacccaaggtaccacacagaaGGATTGAATATGAAACTCTGTGATTGAGAAAAGAAACTTGTCAACCACAAACCTATGCCAGTGAGAGAAATGGAATAATTTGATCAACAAATACAAAGTCAAACCTTTGctctattttatttactccaaTCTAAATTTTGCCAACAATACATTTACTTTTCTGTTTGAATACCTACGTGTGAATAAGATTTCTCGTCTGTATGAAAACATCTGTGAAACATTAAGTcactacttccagagaatgatttaccacagttGTCACAGTaatgtggtttctctcctgtatgaatacgtttatgagaaGTCAACACACcactctgagagaatgatttaccacagatatcacagtgatatggtctctctcctgtgtgaatacgtccATGTATAGTTAAGACACTTTTTTcacaaaatgatttaccacagatttcacaatgatatggtttctctcctgtatgaattcgtttgtgtGTAACTAAGGTATTTCCataagagaaagatttaccacagatatcacactgatacggtgtctctcctgtatggatgcgTTTATGTGTAGTTACATGTTCAtgtcgagagaatgatttaccacagatatcacagtgatatggtttctctcctgtatgaatgcgtttatgtgtaGTTACATGTTCATGtcgagtgaatgatttaccacagatatcacagtgatatggtttatctcctgtatgaatacggttGTGTCTAATGAGGTTACCTTTTTGAGAAAATATCTTCTTACAGATATCACACTTGTATGATGTTTTACTTGTTCCTGTCTTCATACCATCAGGAGAATCAATCCTTTTAGATTGTGTTTTAAAATTAACCTTGTTCTTAGTCAATTTATTTTCCATAATTATTCTTCTCTCACCACAATTTATAGATGTTtagtctgttttatttttatagttgaaccccaacaaatatattttaattgctaTATTTCCATCAACTGTGTGCATTGTTGCTATTTAAAGATTCTGAAAACTCATTTGTAATCTAAATTTAATAAGAAGGCAAAATCACATTGTAAATATTCCAAACAGTGATATAGAGAAATGCTGcaattaatatcatatatatgttcaGCGTATAACATCTTCCTTTCAGTCTGTAGAACATGAAAAATTTTGCTGATGAACCAGATGTAAGAATTCTTTGATGCCAACGTCATATGATAATCtgaaattatagaaagaaaaacaaaaacattataagACATAGAGGATACATAAAAAGTAGAGGTACAGtctctactcccttacctttCATCCAACTTATatcaaaaaaaagaaattaagaaatgaaaaacacgatatatacataatttaatttttcgtCTTCTTGTTCATGAGATGCATGTTGCCCTTCATGAAAATTAGCATGTCAAACTTTTCATCGACAGGGATGATCTCTTGGCCTTCATGATGTTCTCCTTGCCCATAGAGAACAAATGCTCCACTGTAGCACTGGAGGGGATGGCTGTGTTGAACTTGATAAATAAGTCCACCAACACTTGCTCACCCAAGAAGGCAGCATCTATCAGCAAGTCCTTGGAGTTGGTCTCCAACCAGGTCTTGACCAAATTCTGAGCCTTGTCCATGCTGCTCTCTGTATATTTGTAgaggatttcattaaaaaataataattttcttggaAGTTAAGACGGattgaagtggactccggtgaattttccgaaatcccCCACCCAAAACACTTTCCTCCCctaaattttgtatattcggaatctacatgatatagtacatattcgtagaaaaattcattaaaaaatatccatttttctgaaagttatgatcatccaaagttgTGGGGGAGGGGAGGCAGAAATCTGTAGCTATACCCTTAAAAGTTAAATCattaacgaaaatgttaacttcgttaattaacgATTAACGGTTTGGTGCCCAGGTTTGATAGATACATTGTCAGATATGAAAAGAAGATTCGTTGTTTGACGGTGTTGTTGATCGTAATATAgagcaatataaataataataatatttataagtttAAAGCTTACAAGCGATCACCGTGTAtggacaaatgaaaacaaaacccaCTTTTTCTTCCactgagggcttatatgccccgatattagactattttctttagtcactgCACGGCGATCGCTtgtaagctttaagcttataaatattattataggcgtaggagtggctgtgtggtaagtagcttgcttaccaaccacatggtcccgggttcagtcccactgcgtggcatcttgggcaagtgccttctactatagcctcgggccgaccaaagccttgtgagtggatttggtagacggaaactgaaagaagcccgtcgtatatgtgtatatatatatgtatgtgtgtgtgtgtttgtatgtctgtgtttgtccccccaacatcgcttgacaaccgatgctggtgtgtttatgtccccgtaacttagcggttcggcaaaagagaccgatagaataagtactaggcttccaaagaataagtcctggggtcgatttcttcaactaaaggcggtgctccagcatggccgcagtcaaaagactgaaacaagtaaaagagtaaaagagtatttacaAAATTGTCACCCGTCACCGCTTCTCAAAATATCGCAGAGAACAGAGTAATCtgttaattttcataatttcagcAGATTTAGAAAGTTATGGATGATaggtaaaatgttttaaaaaacctTGTACATTGTTAAGATTTCCGACTGGATCATAATTACAGTTTATCATAAGAGGTTTGGATAAAGAGAAAACGAACTTTAAAAGAAACAGATACAATAGAAATTATTGCTCTACTTACAATTCAATCGAGCTTGTTATCTTCGAAATAGTCTCTTCACAGCAGTTTCGATATACAAACCATTTAGAAAAGTCGCTAATTTCAGGCGAGAGAAGAGATCAAAGAAAATTTGCTACGAGAACTAGCCTTGAAAACAAGTTCCCGGAAGAATTCCAAACTAAGGAAATTGGGGAATGTATAAAATCAAATGGTTTGCTTTAAAAACCGAAACGAAATTGTTGGACTTTTGCTAAAATTCACAGCGTTaattttgcagcatttcttcaggTTTTACGTTCTGTTCTCAAATCCTGACGAggtcaatttttcttttcatctcaataaaataaagaacaaataaattacAGAGATCGAAGGTGTCGACTAATTACTTTACCTTCCATTGTCAATACttgttagaaactattattaatcACTTCCCTCTCTCGGATAATTTGAGCAAAATAAGTCCTATCAGGGGGGACAATTTGCACAAGTGACTAacctaataatgatttctttatttacctAATAATAATATGTTAATGTGATAAGAAGAACACGGAAATAAGAGTGAACAATTCATCAGCAGAGAAAAGGTATAAAAGGTGTTGGGAATAGACTGGGAGATATCTAGACACACAACTAAATAGAAACAAATGTTGCATAGAAACACCACTGTATATATAATGGTAGGGGTGCAAAATCAGgtgtttttactgcatttttgactttgatacaaaatatattttttacaaatgatCACTTctttacaaaaactatatcagctcaGCAAATGGCCTTTcctaaatgcattaaaagcatTATAACATAATCTGATAACTATTTCATAAAAGCATCAGTGTTCTTTTTGAGCATATAAAATGGATACAACTAGATAATGTAAATTTGCCACTTCAATTCTCCAGAAAATGACttatacacatcaatatccacCCCTAGGCATCAGAAAggcaaaaataagaaagaattaaatatctaggtcaaatgaaagaaGATCATAGGAAAATGGTACAtgatatgaaataaacaaaacttgaTCAAATGAAAAACTCAACATAATTACAATGATGAGAATATCAACAAGAATTATAGATTCtgtagaagaaaacaaagaaacaagaaataaagaaaagaagcaaacaattgaggtgtaaaaaaaaaaaggcaccataggcataggagtggctgtaagtagcttgcttaccagccacatggttctgggttcagtcccactgcgtggcaccttgggcaagtgtcttctactatagcctcgggctgaccaaagccttgtgagtggatttggtagacggaaactgaaagaagcccgttgtatatNNNNNNNNNNNNNNNNNNNNNNNNNNNNNNNNNNNNNNNNNNNNNNNNNNNNNNNNNNNNNNNNNNNNNNNNNNNNNNNNNNNNNNNNNNNNNNNNNNNNNNNNNNNNNNNNNNNNNNNNNNNNNNNNNNNNNNNNNNNNNNNNNNNNNNNNNNNNNNNNNNNNNNNNNNNNNNNNNNNNNNNNNNNNNNNNNNNNNNNNNNNNNNNNNNNNNNNNNNNNNNNNNNNNNNNNNNNNNNNNNNNNNNNNNNNNNNNNNNNNNNNNNNNNNNNNNNNNNNNNNNNNNNNNNNNNNNNNNNNNNNNNNNNNNNNNNNNNNNNNNNNNNNNNNNNNNNNNNNNNNNNNNNNNNNNNNNNNNNNNNNNNNNNNNNNNNNNNNNNNNNNNNNNNNNNNNNNNNNNNNNNNNNNNNNNNNNNNNNNNNNNNNNNNNNNNNNNNNNNNNNNNNNNNNNNNNNNNNNNNNNNNNNNNNNNNNNNNNNNNNNNNNNNNNNNNNNNNNNNNNNNNNNNNNNNNNNNNNNNNNNNNNNNNNNNNNNNNNNNNNNNNNNNNNNNNNNNNNNNNNNNNNNNNNNNNNNNNNNNNNNNNNNNNNNNNNNNNNNNNNNNNNNNNNNNNNNNNNNNNNNNNNNNNNNNNNNNNtttctagcgcattaattgtccacgttagtggtcgacgttattttttaaaatatatatatatatatatatatgtgtgtgtgtgtgtgtgtatgtttgtgtgtctgtgtttgtccccccaacatcgcttgacaaccgat
Coding sequences:
- the LOC106868407 gene encoding zinc finger protein 239, with protein sequence MENKLTKNKVNFKTQSKRIDSPDGMKTGTSKTSYKCDICKKIFSQKGNLIRHNRIHTGDKPYHCDICGKSFTRHEHVTTHKRIHTGEKPYHCDICGKSFSRHEHVTTHKRIHTGETPYQCDICGKSFSYGNTLVTHKRIHTGEKPYHCEICGKSFCEKSVLTIHGRIHTGERPYHCDICGKSFSQSGVLTSHKRIHTGEKPHYCDNCGKSFSGSSDLMFHRCFHTDEKSYSHVGIQTEK